One region of Sphingomonas abietis genomic DNA includes:
- a CDS encoding type III pantothenate kinase, which yields MLLAIDAGNTNVVFALVEGGEIRTRWRIATDPRRTADEYVVWLNQLIEIEGYHRTQVSAVIICTVVPRALHNLEVLSTKYFDVVPLIAGRAPVEWGIPIDLDEPQAVGADRVVNAIAAHALHGGDLIVIDFGTATTFDVVDYSGAYKGGVIAPGINLSLDALFAAAARLPRIAIEVPEKAAVIGRNTQDAMLSGIYWGYIAMIEGLVARIKAEIGRPAKVISTGGLATLFDEHSSVFDTVEPDLTITGLAMLYRRWADTQGQ from the coding sequence ATGCTGCTTGCGATTGATGCCGGGAATACCAATGTCGTCTTCGCGCTGGTCGAGGGCGGGGAGATCCGCACGCGCTGGCGGATCGCCACCGATCCGCGCCGCACGGCCGACGAATATGTGGTGTGGCTCAATCAGCTGATCGAGATCGAGGGCTATCACCGTACCCAGGTGTCGGCGGTGATCATCTGCACGGTGGTGCCGCGCGCGCTCCACAATCTCGAAGTGCTGTCGACCAAATATTTCGATGTCGTCCCGCTGATCGCCGGCCGCGCGCCGGTGGAATGGGGCATCCCGATCGATCTCGACGAGCCGCAGGCGGTGGGCGCCGATCGCGTCGTCAACGCCATCGCGGCCCATGCGCTGCACGGCGGCGATCTGATCGTGATCGATTTCGGCACCGCCACCACCTTCGACGTGGTGGATTATTCCGGCGCCTATAAGGGCGGCGTGATCGCGCCCGGCATCAACCTCTCGCTCGATGCGCTGTTCGCGGCCGCCGCCCGGCTGCCCCGGATCGCCATCGAAGTGCCCGAAAAGGCGGCCGTGATCGGCCGCAACACCCAGGATGCGATGCTCAGCGGCATCTATTGGGGCTATATCGCGATGATCGAGGGTCTCGTGGCCCGTATCAAGGCTGAAATCGGCCGCCCAGCCAAGGTGATTTCCACTGGCGGCCTTGCAACCCTGTTCGACGAACATAGTTCGGTGTTCGACACGGTCGAACCCGATCTCACCATCACCGGCCTCGCGATGCTGTATCGCAGATGGGCCGACACCCAAGGACAATGA
- a CDS encoding ribonuclease J: protein MNVNLYGCRGKWLMADLGLSFADPAYPGIDIVLPDLAFIEERQEDLLGLVITHGHEDHIGAIPYMALELGVPIYATIFTAGLIRAKLDEEGLTDRVKVKVVKAGQPVKIGPFSVEWVPLAHSIPEMNALLIDSPFGRVFHTGDWKLDDTPVIGEPASAETLKAIGKKGVLALMGDSTNVFNDKASGSEASVRADLEKFVAAADKRVLVTTFASNAARLQTLGQVAVATNRQVCVAGRSLDRIIKIAKAAGYLLDFPPTIDFDAAMRVPPKDLMIIATGGQGEARAALSRIAHDSHRLKLSEGDTVMFSSKQIPGNEDAIGIVQNALAGRGIRMVTERQAHIHVSGHPGRPEIETLYGWLKPEIVVPVHGERRHMAEHARLAAAIGVPRQIVQMNGDVVRLAPDGPKIIRRERAGRLVLDGDVILPANGTTMSDRRKLAANGIISVAVVLDKGNRAKSRPQIAVQGLPVEEDREDFIEDAAEAVLDALEKAPRDETKLKESIRLAVRRKATSWTGKKPVVDVLLMRV, encoded by the coding sequence ATGAACGTCAATCTCTATGGCTGCCGCGGCAAGTGGCTGATGGCCGATCTCGGCCTCAGCTTCGCCGATCCGGCCTATCCCGGCATCGACATCGTGCTGCCCGACCTGGCCTTCATCGAGGAGCGGCAGGAAGACCTGCTCGGCCTCGTCATCACCCATGGCCATGAGGATCATATCGGGGCGATCCCCTATATGGCGCTCGAGCTCGGCGTGCCGATCTATGCGACCATCTTCACCGCCGGCCTGATCCGCGCCAAGCTGGACGAGGAAGGCCTGACCGATCGCGTCAAGGTGAAGGTCGTCAAGGCCGGCCAGCCGGTCAAGATCGGCCCCTTCTCGGTGGAATGGGTGCCGCTGGCGCATTCGATTCCCGAGATGAACGCCCTGCTGATCGACAGCCCGTTCGGTCGTGTCTTCCACACCGGCGACTGGAAACTGGACGACACGCCGGTGATCGGCGAGCCGGCCAGCGCCGAGACGCTGAAGGCGATCGGCAAGAAGGGCGTGCTGGCGCTGATGGGCGACAGCACCAACGTGTTCAACGACAAGGCGTCTGGCTCCGAGGCCAGCGTCCGCGCCGACCTCGAGAAGTTCGTGGCCGCCGCCGACAAGCGCGTGCTGGTCACCACCTTCGCCTCCAACGCCGCGCGCCTCCAGACGCTGGGGCAGGTCGCGGTGGCGACCAACCGACAGGTCTGCGTCGCCGGGCGCTCGCTCGATCGTATCATCAAGATCGCCAAGGCGGCGGGCTATCTGCTCGATTTCCCGCCGACGATCGATTTCGACGCGGCGATGCGGGTGCCGCCCAAGGATCTGATGATCATCGCCACCGGCGGACAGGGCGAGGCGCGCGCCGCGCTCAGCCGGATCGCGCATGACAGCCATCGCCTGAAGCTCAGCGAGGGCGATACGGTGATGTTCTCGTCCAAGCAGATCCCCGGCAACGAGGATGCGATCGGCATCGTCCAGAATGCGCTGGCCGGCCGCGGCATCCGCATGGTGACCGAGCGGCAGGCGCATATCCACGTCTCCGGCCATCCGGGCCGCCCCGAGATCGAGACGCTCTATGGCTGGCTCAAGCCCGAGATTGTCGTGCCGGTGCATGGCGAGCGCCGCCACATGGCCGAACATGCGCGGCTCGCCGCTGCGATCGGCGTGCCGCGCCAGATCGTCCAGATGAATGGCGATGTCGTGCGGCTGGCGCCGGACGGCCCCAAGATCATCCGCCGCGAGCGCGCCGGGCGGCTGGTGCTCGATGGCGACGTTATCCTGCCGGCCAATGGCACGACGATGAGCGATCGCCGCAAGCTGGCGGCCAACGGCATCATCTCGGTGGCGGTGGTGCTCGACAAGGGCAACCGCGCCAAGAGCCGTCCGCAGATCGCCGTGCAGGGCCTGCCGGTGGAGGAGGATCGCGAGGACTTCATCGAGGATGCCGCCGAGGCGGTGCTGGACGCGCTGGAGAAGGCGCCGCGCGACGAGACCAAGCTCAAGGAATCGATCCGGCTGGCGGTGCGTCGCAAGGCGACCTCGTGGACCGGCAAGAAGCCGGTGGTTGACGTCCTGCTGATGCGGGTGTGA
- a CDS encoding DUF1467 family protein encodes MRWFSLLAIFFLCWFMTLFAVLPFSANTADEAGETMPPGHAESAPYIFRPWQIVIRTTIVALILTGSFYGIYRAGWLDVAIPNSAVDRLP; translated from the coding sequence ATGCGCTGGTTCTCGCTGCTCGCGATCTTCTTCCTGTGCTGGTTCATGACGCTGTTCGCGGTGCTGCCGTTCAGCGCCAACACCGCGGACGAGGCGGGCGAGACGATGCCGCCGGGCCATGCCGAGAGCGCACCCTATATCTTCCGGCCCTGGCAGATCGTGATCCGCACCACGATCGTCGCGCTGATCCTCACCGGCAGCTTCTACGGAATCTATCGGGCCGGCTGGCTCGACGTCGCCATTCCGAACAGCGCGGTGGACCGGTTGCCGTGA